The Chlamydiota bacterium genome includes a region encoding these proteins:
- a CDS encoding valine--tRNA ligase, producing MELSKQYSPKEVENKWYSFWSDEGFFKADKNRGGKPFTIVIPPPNITGILHMGHALNNTLQDIMIRFKRMQGWNALWIPGTDHAGIATQNVVEKMLAKEGKHRRDLGRDVFLDRVWEWREKYGNTIINQLKRLGSSCDWSRLRFTMDEGLSEAVCEVFETLYTKGLIYRGDYIVNWCPRCQTALSDEEVTHQELLGSLYYIAYPIQNSHEFVTVATTRPETLLGDVAVAINPKDERYQTLRSRKVILPILKRVLPVIEDDFVDPKFGTGVVKVTPAHDPNDFLMGLRHKLIPMNVMNGDGRMNERAGEDYEGMDRFECREAILEDLRESGLLKKVVPHQHAVGHCYRCHTVIEPRLSPQWFVKMKPLAEKAILAVEKREIKFHPRRWTKVYLRWMKNIRDWCISRQIWWGHRLPVWYCQYCQEETGKSTVDSRQSTEKNQSKNDGRGRMDEKGVIVAKQRPAKCPTCGSSNLRQDEDVLDTWFSSWLWPFSTLNWPKEDEDRNFYYPTSILMTAQEIIFFWVARMIMAGFEFMGEKPFSHVYIHGTVRDDTGAKMSKSLGNSIDPIEIIDEYGTDALRMSLMMLTAEGQDVFLSKDKFEMGRNFANKIWNASRLLMMTLEGAKVTPLDRKPKDLSLEDRYILGKLHEVIGKVTRSLEKYRFNEATHTLYDFFWHHFCDRYIEVIKPILYGPDSPEKMRTQRVLLTVLETSLRLLHPVMPFITEEIWQNLKAMNFLTDSMSSIMISSWPKAKKSWLDGKASEQVEKKYELVRVGRNLRAEYQIKPGEELKFAIKPANLEDETLIQSQFQDIQRLLKASNLDLDLNYKPQKPMPSGLSLLGTLFMDIEGFFDFAAEEARLRKQLDGIDTEVGRVEGRLSNANFVSRAPLEVVQKEKAKLEDLKLQKEKLQKNLEFVKAQAG from the coding sequence ATGGAACTTTCTAAGCAATATTCCCCCAAAGAAGTTGAAAATAAATGGTACTCGTTTTGGTCAGATGAAGGATTTTTTAAGGCTGACAAAAATCGAGGGGGTAAACCTTTTACCATTGTGATCCCTCCCCCGAATATTACGGGTATTCTTCACATGGGGCATGCCTTAAACAATACCTTGCAGGATATCATGATTCGCTTTAAGAGAATGCAGGGTTGGAACGCCCTTTGGATTCCAGGGACAGATCATGCCGGGATTGCGACCCAGAATGTGGTTGAAAAGATGTTGGCCAAAGAAGGGAAACATCGACGGGATTTAGGGCGAGATGTTTTTTTAGATCGGGTGTGGGAATGGCGTGAAAAATATGGAAATACGATTATTAATCAATTGAAAAGATTAGGTTCGTCGTGTGACTGGAGTCGACTTCGCTTTACCATGGATGAGGGTTTAAGCGAGGCGGTTTGTGAAGTATTTGAGACTCTCTATACAAAGGGTTTGATTTATCGAGGGGACTATATTGTGAATTGGTGCCCGCGATGTCAGACCGCTTTGTCCGATGAAGAAGTGACCCATCAAGAGCTCTTAGGGAGTCTTTATTATATTGCCTACCCCATTCAAAACTCGCATGAATTTGTAACGGTTGCAACGACTCGCCCTGAGACATTGTTAGGGGATGTGGCCGTTGCGATTAACCCCAAGGATGAGCGTTATCAAACGCTTCGTTCTCGAAAGGTCATCCTTCCTATTCTCAAGCGTGTCCTTCCAGTGATCGAAGATGATTTTGTCGATCCCAAATTTGGAACGGGAGTGGTGAAGGTGACACCGGCTCATGACCCCAATGATTTTTTAATGGGGTTAAGACATAAACTTATTCCCATGAATGTCATGAACGGGGATGGGAGAATGAATGAGAGGGCAGGTGAAGATTATGAAGGCATGGACCGCTTTGAGTGCCGAGAGGCCATTCTAGAAGATCTTCGCGAGAGTGGGCTTCTTAAAAAAGTGGTTCCGCATCAACATGCGGTGGGGCATTGCTATCGCTGTCACACCGTGATTGAACCTCGGTTATCCCCTCAGTGGTTTGTAAAGATGAAGCCTTTGGCTGAGAAGGCGATTTTAGCTGTTGAAAAAAGAGAAATTAAATTTCATCCCCGCCGTTGGACCAAAGTCTATTTAAGGTGGATGAAGAATATCCGTGATTGGTGCATTTCCAGACAGATTTGGTGGGGACATCGGTTGCCGGTTTGGTATTGCCAATATTGTCAGGAAGAGACAGGCAAGTCGACAGTCGACAGTCGACAGTCGACAGAAAAAAACCAGTCGAAGAATGATGGACGAGGGAGGATGGACGAGAAAGGCGTGATTGTTGCAAAACAAAGACCTGCAAAATGTCCAACTTGTGGTTCATCCAATTTAAGACAAGATGAAGATGTTCTCGATACCTGGTTTTCTTCTTGGCTCTGGCCATTCTCAACTTTGAATTGGCCTAAGGAGGATGAGGATCGTAATTTTTATTATCCGACATCTATTCTTATGACCGCTCAGGAAATTATTTTCTTTTGGGTCGCTCGAATGATTATGGCGGGTTTTGAGTTCATGGGAGAAAAGCCTTTTTCCCATGTTTATATCCATGGAACGGTCAGGGATGATACGGGTGCCAAGATGAGCAAATCTCTTGGTAACAGCATTGATCCCATTGAAATCATTGATGAATATGGGACTGATGCGCTACGCATGAGTCTGATGATGTTGACGGCTGAGGGCCAGGATGTATTTCTCTCTAAAGACAAATTTGAAATGGGCCGCAATTTTGCTAATAAAATTTGGAATGCCTCGAGACTTTTAATGATGACCTTGGAGGGGGCAAAAGTGACGCCTCTTGATCGAAAACCCAAAGATCTTTCACTTGAAGACCGCTATATTTTAGGAAAATTACATGAGGTGATTGGGAAAGTCACACGATCCTTAGAAAAATATCGATTTAATGAAGCAACGCATACGTTGTATGATTTTTTCTGGCATCATTTTTGTGATCGCTATATAGAAGTGATTAAACCTATTTTGTATGGTCCTGATTCGCCAGAAAAGATGCGGACGCAGCGGGTGTTATTAACTGTTTTAGAAACATCTTTACGTCTGCTTCATCCGGTCATGCCTTTCATTACAGAAGAGATTTGGCAGAATTTAAAGGCGATGAATTTTTTAACAGACTCCATGTCTTCCATTATGATCAGTTCTTGGCCCAAGGCTAAGAAAAGTTGGTTGGATGGCAAAGCTTCTGAGCAGGTAGAAAAGAAATATGAGCTTGTTCGTGTGGGGCGCAATTTAAGGGCAGAGTATCAGATTAAACCGGGTGAAGAATTAAAATTTGCGATTAAGCCTGCGAATCTCGAGGATGAAACCCTTATTCAATCTCAGTTTCAAGATATTCAACGTCTTTTAAAAGCTTCAAACCTTGATTTGGATTTAAATTATAAGCCTCAAAAACCCATGCCTTCAGGGCTTTCTCTCTTAGGAACTCTTTTTATGGATATCGAAGGTTTTTTTGATTTTGCGGCGGAGGAAGCTCGATTACGGAAGCAATTGGATGGGATAGATACTGAGGTTGGGCGGGTTGAGGGGAGGCTTTCCAATGCTAATTTTGTCAGCCGTGCCCCTCTCGAGGTGGTTCAAAAAGAAAAGGCAAAGCTAGAAGATTTGAAATTACAGAAAGAAAAGCTTCAGAAAAATCTTGAGTTTGTAAAGGCACAAGCGGGATAA
- a CDS encoding BrnT family toxin, with protein MLLFEWDSNKAKNNIEIHGVSFDEASTVFKDTLSLTIDDPLHSDEEDRFILIGNSYKNRLLVAVYVQREHKIRIISARKAIKSERKQYEENATRSGHA; from the coding sequence ATGCTTTTATTTGAATGGGATTCAAACAAAGCAAAAAATAATATTGAAATTCATGGTGTATCTTTTGATGAGGCAAGCACAGTCTTTAAAGATACTTTATCATTAACGATCGATGATCCCTTGCATTCTGACGAGGAAGATAGATTCATTTTAATTGGGAATTCTTATAAAAATCGTCTTTTGGTTGCTGTTTATGTACAGAGAGAACATAAGATTAGAATCATTAGCGCTAGAAAAGCAATAAAGAGTGAAAGGAAGCAATATGAAGAGAATGCGACGCGATCCGGACATGCTTGA
- a CDS encoding nucleotidyltransferase domain-containing protein has translation MSYVLDEEVFKRRLLDLGFRSLSAFASQNHIHRNTLLGFLHGKTVFSNAFFKLAHVLEIDPLKLLRSLPSQRAIENIEEIQKIISWLTQQDQDMVVLLFGSRAQKKASKYSDWDIGIFRYPRPISGREFLKVKCGVGELSENLIRSVDLVNLNQAPSWFLDNLKVEEILFLDGNQKAFIYLKGVLDGVHQTKVA, from the coding sequence ATGAGTTATGTCTTAGATGAAGAGGTATTTAAGAGGAGGCTTCTCGATCTTGGGTTTAGGAGCTTGTCGGCTTTTGCTTCCCAAAATCATATCCATCGCAACACCCTTCTGGGATTTCTTCATGGCAAAACCGTTTTTTCAAATGCATTTTTTAAGCTGGCCCACGTTCTTGAAATAGATCCTCTTAAACTTCTCCGTTCTTTACCGTCACAGAGAGCGATAGAAAATATTGAAGAAATCCAAAAAATAATCTCTTGGCTTACCCAGCAAGATCAGGATATGGTGGTTTTGTTATTTGGTTCGAGGGCCCAGAAAAAGGCTTCGAAATATTCGGACTGGGACATTGGAATTTTTCGATATCCGAGGCCGATTTCTGGACGCGAATTCTTAAAGGTGAAGTGTGGAGTTGGAGAGTTAAGTGAAAATCTCATTCGTTCTGTAGATTTGGTGAATCTGAATCAGGCTCCTTCTTGGTTTTTGGACAATTTGAAGGTGGAAGAGATTCTTTTTTTAGATGGAAATCAAAAGGCTTTTATTTATTTGAAGGGGGTGCTGGATGGAGTCCATCAAACAAAAGTGGCGTGA
- a CDS encoding nucleotidyltransferase substrate binding protein, with translation MESIKQKWREVNKFLKEAIQLYESQPTDLSFLTVAKSFEMVIEYAWRILKRFVEEQGLEAVSPKAAIRESAKLKLISDPEKWMECLEARNNSVHDYFGISQEEYVSLAKDLMELAKELKFKS, from the coding sequence ATGGAGTCCATCAAACAAAAGTGGCGTGAGGTAAATAAATTCTTGAAAGAAGCGATTCAATTGTACGAATCACAACCCACGGATCTTTCCTTTCTGACGGTTGCGAAATCCTTTGAGATGGTGATTGAATATGCATGGAGGATTTTAAAGCGTTTTGTAGAGGAGCAAGGTTTAGAGGCTGTGTCACCCAAGGCGGCCATTCGAGAATCTGCTAAATTAAAGCTCATTTCTGATCCTGAGAAATGGATGGAGTGTCTCGAGGCCCGCAATAACTCTGTTCACGATTATTTTGGAATATCCCAAGAGGAGTATGTTTCTCTTGCAAAGGATTTAATGGAATTGGCGAAGGAACTCAAGTTTAAAAGTTAG